A single region of the Oryzias latipes chromosome 21, ASM223467v1 genome encodes:
- the LOC101174384 gene encoding uncharacterized protein C7orf57 homolog isoform X1, translating to MNPKNAPFFLNDNDLELVKSGVKTGYHTLDGHISQIPGLSPSIRTLPEERARGRRTVVLESDSAYVKLAKQGGHKGLLSQEEAVTSTPNSYKPPDWFCSESGDISQQSKDEKNSGAFQTLEAPFGSDNMSAWERDNVSFTEKEKNVEGLPIHMEELNSQTEHQEPGKYKRLVFDKKPAPVDMSKLLSFGYAEANSPIQ from the exons ATGAATCCCAA AAACGCGCCGTTTTTTCTCAATGATAACGATCTTGAGCTGGTCAAATCTG GAGTCAAAACGGGGTACCACACGCTAGATGGTCATATCTCCCAGATTCCTGGTTTGTCCCCAAGCATCAGGACTCTTCCTGAAGAGAGGGCTCGAGGGAGAAGGACCGTCGTCCTGGAGAGTGATTCTGCTTATGTCAAGCTTGCGAAACAAGGGGGACATAAAG GACTTTTGTCCCAAGAGGAAGCAGTTACCTCTACACCAAATTCATATAAACCTCCAGACTGGTTCTGCTCTGAATCAGGAGACATCAGCCAACAAAG CAAGGATGAGAAAAACTCTGGAGCCTTTCAGACATTAGAAGCCCCGTTTGGCTCTGACAACATGTCAGCCTGGGAGAGGGACAACGTGAGCttcactgaaaaagaaaag aATGTTGAAGGGCTTCCCATCCATATGGAGGAGCTGAATTCCCAAACCGAGCATCAGGAGCCCGGCAAATACAAGAGGTT AGTGTTTGACAAGAAGCCGGCACCTGTTGACATGTCTAAGCTTCTGAGTTTTGGCTATGCTGAAGCCAACAGCCCAATCCAATGA
- the acvr1 gene encoding activin receptor type-1: MRSVALFSVLLTLVTPCSSLDGMSGLTNACLCDEAHCAGSSCFGQLCFASLSLLSGKPVFQKGCIVSKEEEVLRCRKSPAPELVVECCFGHLCNMNISLVPPVKDVEPSADRPVLRDQECVCEGGVCEQEQRCIGQHCFSSLKVIDGAAGQQKGCLRDDEEGRAVCATPPSPLYAVKCCQGHLCNMNVTVHPPGKEEVLKPVTKEEHECVCEGSSCVTGNRCRGHQCFSSLTDSAGTTVYQKGCFKVYEQSTLTCKTPPSRDQIVECCQGHLCNMNITVQLPPKDHVLSAYSVTTLVTVIVAPIIALIFFSALAVFVFRRIHRNQMERLTPRDAEYGTIDGLIASNVGESTLADLLDHSCTSGSGSGLPFLVQRTVARQITLNECVGKGRYGEVWRGQWQGESVAVKIFSSRDEKSWFRETEIYNTVLLRHENILGFIASDMTSRNSSTQLWLITHFHEMGSLYDYLQLSTLDAPGCLRMALSIASGLAHLHVEIFGTQGKPAIAHRDLKSKNILVKKNGQCCIADLGLAVMHFQDTNELDVGNNPKVGTKRYMAPEVLDDSIQMDSFESYKRVDIWALGLVLWEIARRTVSNGIVEDYKPPFHDVVPSDPSFEDMKKVVCVDQQRPNIPNRWFSDLTLTSMAKLMKECWYQNPSARLTALRIKKTLTKIDNSLDKIKTDI; the protein is encoded by the exons ATGAGGAGTGTGGCCCTTTTCTCCGTTTTGCTCACCTTGGTCACCCCATGTTCCAGCTTGGACG gCATGAGCGGTTTGACAAACGCCTGTTTGTGTGATGAAGCGCACTGCGCCGGGAGCTCCTGCTTTGGCCAGCTGTGTTTCGCGTCGCTGTCACTTTTGAGCGGGAAGCCGGTCTTCCAGAAGGGATGCATTGTTTCTAAAGAAGAGGAGGTTCTGCGCTGCAGAAAGTCTCCTGCTCCTGAGCTGGTGGTGGAGTGCTGCTTTGGACATTTGTGCAATATGAACATCTCCCTGGTGCCTCCTGTGAAAG ATGTTGAACCGTCTGCCGACAGACCAGTCCTCAGAGAccaggagtgtgtgtgtgagggcgGAGTGTGTGAGCAGGAACAGCGCTGCATTGGGCAGCATTGCTTCTCTTCTCTGAAGGTGATTGACGGGGCAGCCGGCCAACAGAAGGGCTGCCTGAGGGACGACGAGGAGGGCAGAGCCGTTTGTGCCACGCCGCCCTCGCCGCTATATGCCGTCAAGTGCTGCCAGGGCCACCTGTGTAACATGAACGTCACTGTGCACCCCCCTGGAAAAG AGGAGGTTTTGAAGCCCGTCACTAAAGAGGAGCATGAGTGCGTGTGTGAGGGCAGCTCGTGTGTTACAGGGAATCGCTGCAGGGGCCACCAGTGTTTCTCTTCTCTAACGGACAGTGCTGGAACCACGGTGTACCAGAAAGGCTGCTTTAAGGTCTACGAGCAGAGCACACTAACCTGCAAGACCCCACCCTCCAGAGATCAGATTGTTGAGTGTTGCCAGGGACACCTGTGTAACATGAACATCACTGTTCAGCTGCCTCCCAAAG ATCATGTGCTTTCCGCCTACAGTGTGACCACCCTGGTTACTGTTATTGTGGCACCAATCATTGCCCTcatctttttctctgctttggcCGTCTTCGTGTTCAGACGCATCCATCGCAATCAAATGGAGAGACTGACGCCGCGAGACGCTGAATACGGCACCATCGATGGCCTCATTGCTTCTAACGTGGGGGAGAGCACGCTGGCG GATCTACTGGATCATTCATGCACTTCAGGAAGTGGCTCAGGACTCCCTTTCCTCGTTCAGAGAACCGTCGCTCGACAAATTACACTAAATGAGTGTGTGG GGAAGGGTCGCTATGGTGAGGTGTGGAGGGGTCAGTGGCAAGGGGAGAGTGTCGCCGTCAAGATCTTCTCCTCCAGAGATGAGAAGTCTTGGTTCAGAGAGACGGAAATCTACAACACCGTCCTGCTGAGACACGAGAACATCCTTG GCTTCATCGCCTCAGATATGACTTCAAGAAACTCCAGCACTCAGCTGTGGCTCATCACTCACTTCCATGAAATGGGTTCCCTGTACGATTACCTCCAGCTCAGCACCCTCGATGCCCCCGGATGCCTCCGTATGGCTCTTTCTATAGCTAGTGGCCTTGCTCATTTACACGTGGAGATTTTTGGCACACAGGGCAAGCCCGCGATCGCCCATCGGGACCTGAAGAGCAAAAACATTCTGGTGAAAAAGAATGGACAGTGCTGCATTGCTGACCTCG GACTTGCAGTCATGCATTTTCAAGACACCAATGAGTTAGACGTGGGCAATAACCCGAAGGTGGGCACAAAGCGGTACATGGCTCCTGAGGTGCTGGATGATTCAATCCAGATGGACAGCTTTGAGTCCTACAAGAGAGTGGACATCTGGGCGCTGGGCCTTGTGCTGTGGGAGATCGCCAGGAGGACGGTCAGCAACG GGATTGTGGAAGACTACAAACCACCTTTTCATGATGTGGTTCCAAGTGACCCCAGCTTTGAGGATATGAAAAAGGTCGTGTGTGTGGATCAGCAGAGGCCCAACATCCCAAACAGATGGTTTTCAGACCTG ACTTTAACGTCTATGGCCAAACTGATGAAGGAGTGCTGGTACCAGAACCCATCAGCCAGACTTACAGCTCTTCGCATCAAAAAAACTCTCACAAAGATCGACAACTCTCTGGATAAGATCAAAACAGACATTTGA
- the LOC101174384 gene encoding uncharacterized protein C7orf57 homolog isoform X2, translated as MNPKNAPFFLNDNDLELVKSGVKTGYHTLDGHISQIPGLSPSIRTLPEERARGRRTVVLESDSAYVKLAKQGGHKGLLSQEEAVTSTPNSYKPPDWFCSESGDISQQSKDEKNSGAFQTLEAPFGSDNMSAWERDNVSFTEKEKNVEGLPIHMEELNSQTEHQEPGKYKRVFDKKPAPVDMSKLLSFGYAEANSPIQ; from the exons ATGAATCCCAA AAACGCGCCGTTTTTTCTCAATGATAACGATCTTGAGCTGGTCAAATCTG GAGTCAAAACGGGGTACCACACGCTAGATGGTCATATCTCCCAGATTCCTGGTTTGTCCCCAAGCATCAGGACTCTTCCTGAAGAGAGGGCTCGAGGGAGAAGGACCGTCGTCCTGGAGAGTGATTCTGCTTATGTCAAGCTTGCGAAACAAGGGGGACATAAAG GACTTTTGTCCCAAGAGGAAGCAGTTACCTCTACACCAAATTCATATAAACCTCCAGACTGGTTCTGCTCTGAATCAGGAGACATCAGCCAACAAAG CAAGGATGAGAAAAACTCTGGAGCCTTTCAGACATTAGAAGCCCCGTTTGGCTCTGACAACATGTCAGCCTGGGAGAGGGACAACGTGAGCttcactgaaaaagaaaag aATGTTGAAGGGCTTCCCATCCATATGGAGGAGCTGAATTCCCAAACCGAGCATCAGGAGCCCGGCAAATACAAGAG AGTGTTTGACAAGAAGCCGGCACCTGTTGACATGTCTAAGCTTCTGAGTTTTGGCTATGCTGAAGCCAACAGCCCAATCCAATGA